Proteins from a genomic interval of Vanacampus margaritifer isolate UIUO_Vmar chromosome 4, RoL_Vmar_1.0, whole genome shotgun sequence:
- the prc1b gene encoding protein regulator of cytokinesis 1b isoform X1, whose translation MRRSEVLAADSVSCLKKALCHLKDIWEELGIPEDQRLQRTNVVKDHIKGLLDMMIKEEESLKIRVISSIQNCKAEMEKLCLELQVPEYQDEVGLTMLLKEKNLRSLVDGMLKEKTCRMQQLKALLEQDQELCDILCSVPFGISPDSVPSEDQLESFQQHIANQNAEKTNRYAEFMGLKKQIILCMSDLDHIPETSFEKDVVCEDEDTFCLSRDNITTLKLLLCQLEQNKADNEAACEALREKIQQLWDRLKVSQEEREAFNEHMVMSKKCNLKALEAGISHLEELKLQNIRNVIDAIRSEIAVLWEKCFFSVEQRRAFLPYFSEDFTEELLTVHDAEIQRLQQHFEHHKELFDGVREWEESWRLFLELEKKASDPSRFTNRGGNLLKEEKQRADLHKNLPKLEKKLKAQIDAWESEQSSEFLVNGQKFLQYVEEQWKLHQAEKEREKLERQLKKSKQTEEDMLYGTAVQTPKRRLLANHTPNKSRRMNATSSISMATSNSTMRSTYNGIVCRSPVPRSPMTRPPLSANKGSTPRFGGAKPPHPKVNNCNKENENQLKGTPVSGALLTPASPQCNISLNSVASTYSEFVRDLVNTESVQSSETCPRPPTPRSSSTS comes from the exons TTCGAGTTATAAGCAGCATTCAAAACTGTAAAGCTGAAATGGAGAAACTCTGCCTAGAACTTCAGGTTCCCGAGTATCAG GATGAGGTTGGTCTTACCATGCTCCTAAAGGAGAAGAACCTCCGTTCACTGGTCGATGGCATGTTAAAGGAGAAGACTTGCCGCATGCAACAGCTGAAGGCTTTGCTGGAACAGGACCAGGAGTTGTGTGACATCCTGTGCTCGGTTCCATTTGGTATCTCCCCAGATTCTGTTCCCTCGGAGGACCAACTGGAGAGCTTTCAACAACATATTGCGAACCAGAATGCAGAGAAA ACAAATAGGTATGCTGAGTTCATGGGCCTCAAGAAGCAGATCATCTTGTGCATGAGTGACCTGGATCACATCCCAGAGACCAGCTTTGAGAAGGATGTTGTCTGCGAGGATGAGGACACTTTTTGCCTCTCTCGTGATAATATTACCACACTCAAACTGCTTCTTTGTCAG CTGGAGCAAAACAAGGCGGACAACGAGGCAGCGTGTGAGGCTCTTCGAGAGAAGATCCAGCAGCTGTGGGACAGATTGAAGGTGTCCCAGGAGGAGAGAGAGGCCTTCAATGAACACATGGTCATGTCCAAGAAGTGCAACCTGAAGGCG TTGGAAGCAGGGATAAGTCACCTGGAGGAACTAAAACTGCAGAACATTCGCAATGTCATAGATGCCATCCGCTCTGAGATCGCTGTGTTGTGGGAGAAGTGCTTCTTCAGCGTTGAGCAACGGCGGGCGTTTTTACCATATTTTAGTG AGGATTTCACTGAGGAGCTACTGACTGTGCATGATGCCGAGATTCAGCGTTTGCAGCAGCATTTTGAGCATCACAAAGAGCTTTTTGATGGCGTTCGCGAGTGGGAAGAAAGCTGGAGACTCTTCCTGGAGTTAGAA AAAAAAGCATCAGATCCATCAAGATTTACAAATAGAGGAGGGAATCTGCTGAAAGAGGAGAAGCAGAGGGCAGATTTGCATAAAAACCTGCCAAAG TTGGAAAAGAAACTGAAAGCCCAGATTGATGCTTGGGAAAGTGAGCAGAGCAGTGAATTTTTGGTCAATGGCCAGAAGTTTCTTCAGTACGTGGAGGAACAGTGGAAGCTGCACCAagcagagaaagaaagagaaaaactagAAAGG caactgaaaaagaGCAAGCAGACTGAGGAGGATATGTTGTATGGAACAGCAGTACAAACCCCCAAGCGCAGATTGCTGGCCAACCATACGCCAAATAAATCACGGAGGATG AACGCCACCTCCAGTATTTCTATGGCCACATCCAACAGCACGATGCGCTCCACCTATAATGGAATCGTCTGTCGTTCACCGGTGCCACGCTCACCGATGACACGGCCACCTCTATCTGCAAACAAG GGTTCTACACCAAGGTTTGGAGGTGCAAAACCTCCCCATCCAAAAGTGAACAACTGTAACAAAGAGAATGAGAACCAGTTGAAGGGAACCCCTGTGAGTGGTGCTTTGCTGACCCCCGCTAGTCCACAGTGTAACATCAGCCTTAACTCTGTTGCCAGCACATATTCAGAGTTTGTG AGGGACTTGGTCAATACTGAAAGTGTTCAGTCAAG CGAGACTTGTCCAAGACCTCCAACCCCAAGATCCAGCAGCACATCCTGA
- the ptpmt1 gene encoding phosphatidylglycerophosphatase and protein-tyrosine phosphatase 1, whose translation MSGVLARLLFYPTLAYNVVMEKVSSRRWFDRVDETVILGALPFRSMTKQLVETENVRGVITMNENYETKYFCNSAEEWQAAGVEQLRLSTVDLTGVPTLENLHRGVEFALRHRQKGNSVYVHCKAGRSRSATLAAAYLIRLHCWTPEEACQKLASVRPHILVRTAQLEMLRKYHLQVCVQSQ comes from the exons ATGTCTGGAGTTTTAGCAAGGCTGCTCTTCTACCCTACATTAGCATACAATGTAGTCATGGAGAAGGTGTCGTCGCGAAGGTGGTTTGACCGTGTGGACGAAACGGTCATTCTTGGAGCGTTGCCCTTCAGATCCATGACCAAACAG CTGGTAGAAACTGAAAACGTCCGAGGAGTTATCACAATGAATGAGAACTATGAGACCAAATACTTCTGTAACTCAGCTGAG GAGTGGCAGGCTGCTGGGGTGGAGCAACTGAGGCTGAGCACGGTAGACCTCACCGGTGTTCCCACTTTAGAGAACCTGCACCGAGGAGTTGAGTTTGCTCTGCGACACAGACAGAAGGGAAACAGCGTTTATGTCCACTGCAAGGCTGGACGTTCCCGCAGTGCCACGCTGGCTGCTGCGTACCTCATACGG CTGCATTGTTGGACCCCTGAAGAAGCCTGTCAGAAATTGGCATCTGTCCGACCACACATCCTGGTGCGTACTGCCCAGCTGGAGATGCTGAGGAAATACCATCTGCAGGTTTGTGTGCAGTCCCAGTAG
- the ndufs3 gene encoding NADH dehydrogenase [ubiquinone] iron-sulfur protein 3, mitochondrial, which yields MAASLVRFVRGGLGRSYNIARSSCLLQQGRLQSSTTETKPTVRPKDAVTHNQLTAFGEYVAEMMPKYIQQVQVTCYNELDVMIHPDGVIPVLTFLRDHTNAQFRNMIDLTAVDIPTRQNRFEIVYNLLSLRFNSRIRVKTYTDELTTVDSAVPVHMAANWYEREVWDMFGVFFANHPDLRRILTDYGFEGHPFRKDFPLSGYVEVRYDDELKRVVAEPVELAQEFRKFDLNTPWEVFPAHRESKEAPPTLEAGAEVSEKK from the exons ATGGCTGCGTCTCTTGTTCGCTTTGTCCGCGGAGGCCTGGGACGGAGTTACAACA TTGCAAGGTCTTCATGTCTCCTGCAGCAGGGCAGATTGCAGAGTTCTACCACTGAGACAAAAC CCACCGTGCGGCCTAAGGATGCAGTCACCCACAACCAGCTGACAGCGTTTGGGGAGTATGTGGCTGAGATGATGCCCAAATACATCCAGCAGGTTCAG gtgACGTGTTATAATGAGCTGGACGTGATGATCCATCCTGACGGCGTGATCCCCGTGCTGACTTTCTTGAGGGACCACACCAACGCTCAATTTAGAAACATGATTGACCTAACGGCTGTCGACATTCCGACTCGACAGAACCGCTTTGAG ATTGTGTATAACTTGCTGTCGCTACGCTTTAATTCGCGTATTCGAGTCAAAACGTACACGGATGAACTCACGACGGTGGACTCTGCGGTTCCCGTCCACATGGCGGCCAACTGGTACGAGAGGGAG GTTTGGGACatgtttggtgtgttttttgccAACCACCCTGACCTGCGGCGCATTCTGACTGATTACGGCTTTGAGGGCCATCCTTTCAGGAAAGACTTTCCTCTCTCAGGATATGTTGAG GTGCGCTACGATGACGAACTGAAGCGTGTGGTGGCGGAGCCGGTGGAGCTGGCGCAGGAGTTTAGGAAGTTTGACTTGAACACTCCGTGGGAGGTGTTCCCTGCTCATCGGGAGTCCAAGGAGGCTCCGCCCACATTGGAAGCTGGAGCCGAGGTTTCCGAGAAGAAGTGA
- the slc67a1 gene encoding solute carrier family 22 member 18 isoform X3 translates to MKKQAHNMFADVIGARAALSLACAANIVFFILLAIADSPAMLFVHKLPTVVMHVLPASQMVVADLSEPEKRADALSKLGLCFGFGMIAGSTLGGHLVTRYGERFAAYGGAAGSALSLLLVLCFIPQTTKVQSPTTKKDSETKSKSIFNVSQITRLMKFPGVTPTFVVKIVTGLPSGIFQVMFSIIALEFFKLTPEQNGYIMAYFGIAQMVVQGGVIGRLTARYSEISLLLVSIGISAFVGLAQAYMQNVFQFCLTVVPMMFSLSVFNVITDSLLTKSVPSSDTGTMLGLCASVQSLLRTVGPTIGGFLYVNYGIFSIGFLQFIVNSAVFVYLLQRRLNKKAEYKE, encoded by the exons GTTTGCAGATGTTATCGGTGCCCGAGCAGCACTCTCATTGGCGTGCGCtgcaaatattgtgttcttCATTCTACTGGCAATAGCAGACTCTCCTGCCATGCTTTTTGTCCACAAACTCCCCACAGTTGTCATGCATGTCCTACCAG CTTCTCAGATGGTTGTAGCAGACCTTTCAGAACCTGAAAAGCGCGCCGATGCACTATCTAAACTAGGTCTTTGTTTTGGCTTTGGAATGATTGCTGGCTCCACTTTGGGTGGTCATCTCGTCACAAGATATGG GGAGAGATTTGCTGCGTACGGTGGTGCTGCTGGGAGCGCATTAAGTTTGCTGTTGGTGTTGTGCTTTATACCGCAAACCACTAAAGTTCAAAGTCCAACCACCAAAAAAGATT CTGAGACCAAAAGCAAGTCCATATTCAACGTGAGCCAAATCACAAGACTAATGAAGTTTCCCGGCGTGACTCCGACCTTTGTTGTGAAGATTGTTACAGGTTTACCATCAG GCATTTTCCAAGTGATGTTCTCTATAATTGCATTGGAATTTTTCAAGTTGACACCTGAGCAAAATGGATACATAATGGCATATTTTGGAATAGCACAAATG GTGGTTCAGGGAGGGGTGATCGGGCGACTTACAGCAAGGTACTCTGAGATTTCGCTGCTGCTTGTGTCTATTGGAATTTCTGCTTTCGTGGGCCTGGCTCAG GCGTACATGCAGAATGTGTTCCAGTTCTGCCTGACTGTGGTCCCCATGATGTTTTCTCTCAGTGTGTTTAATGTCATCACAGACAGTTTGCTCACCAAGAGTGTGCCGTCCTCTGACACGG GCACAATGTTGGGACTGTGTGCATCAGTCCAGTCTCTACTTCGTACAGTTGGACCGACCATTGGCGGCTTTCTCTATGTCAACTATGGCATTTTCTCCATCGGCTTTCTTCAGTTTATTGTAAATAGTGCTGTGTTTGTGTACCTGCTGCAGCGGCGACTCAACAAGAAAGCCGAATATAAGGAATGA
- the slc67a1 gene encoding solute carrier family 22 member 18 isoform X2, with amino-acid sequence MEHGDEETSTQYYLAKKLGFDTLWFGYLQTTVGVIQLFGGPLFGRFADVIGARAALSLACAANIVFFILLAIADSPAMLFVHKLPTVVMHVLPASQMVVADLSEPEKRADALSKLGLCFGFGMIAGSTLGGHLVTRYGERFAAYGGAAGSALSLLLVLCFIPQTTKVQSPTTKKDSETKSKSIFNVSQITRLMKFPGVTPTFVVKIVTGLPSGIFQVMFSIIALEFFKLTPEQNGYIMAYFGIAQMVVQGGVIGRLTARYSEISLLLVSIGISAFVGLAQAYMQNVFQFCLTVVPMMFSLSVFNVITDSLLTKSVPSSDTGTMLGLCASVQSLLRTVGPTIGGFLYVNYGIFSIGFLQFIVNSAVFVYLLQRRLNKKAEYKE; translated from the exons TATTTGGCAAAGAAACTTGGCTTTGACACTTTGTGGTTTGGTTATTTGCAAACCACGGTTGGTGTCATTCAACTCTTCGGGGGTCCTTTGTTTGGAAG GTTTGCAGATGTTATCGGTGCCCGAGCAGCACTCTCATTGGCGTGCGCtgcaaatattgtgttcttCATTCTACTGGCAATAGCAGACTCTCCTGCCATGCTTTTTGTCCACAAACTCCCCACAGTTGTCATGCATGTCCTACCAG CTTCTCAGATGGTTGTAGCAGACCTTTCAGAACCTGAAAAGCGCGCCGATGCACTATCTAAACTAGGTCTTTGTTTTGGCTTTGGAATGATTGCTGGCTCCACTTTGGGTGGTCATCTCGTCACAAGATATGG GGAGAGATTTGCTGCGTACGGTGGTGCTGCTGGGAGCGCATTAAGTTTGCTGTTGGTGTTGTGCTTTATACCGCAAACCACTAAAGTTCAAAGTCCAACCACCAAAAAAGATT CTGAGACCAAAAGCAAGTCCATATTCAACGTGAGCCAAATCACAAGACTAATGAAGTTTCCCGGCGTGACTCCGACCTTTGTTGTGAAGATTGTTACAGGTTTACCATCAG GCATTTTCCAAGTGATGTTCTCTATAATTGCATTGGAATTTTTCAAGTTGACACCTGAGCAAAATGGATACATAATGGCATATTTTGGAATAGCACAAATG GTGGTTCAGGGAGGGGTGATCGGGCGACTTACAGCAAGGTACTCTGAGATTTCGCTGCTGCTTGTGTCTATTGGAATTTCTGCTTTCGTGGGCCTGGCTCAG GCGTACATGCAGAATGTGTTCCAGTTCTGCCTGACTGTGGTCCCCATGATGTTTTCTCTCAGTGTGTTTAATGTCATCACAGACAGTTTGCTCACCAAGAGTGTGCCGTCCTCTGACACGG GCACAATGTTGGGACTGTGTGCATCAGTCCAGTCTCTACTTCGTACAGTTGGACCGACCATTGGCGGCTTTCTCTATGTCAACTATGGCATTTTCTCCATCGGCTTTCTTCAGTTTATTGTAAATAGTGCTGTGTTTGTGTACCTGCTGCAGCGGCGACTCAACAAGAAAGCCGAATATAAGGAATGA